The nucleotide window GGCCTTGAAGCCCTGCTCGGTGAGGACGGCCATCTGGCCGCGCCGGTCGGTGGCGCAGTCCTCGCGGCGTACCCAGCCGTCCTTCTCCAGGCGGGAGATCGCGTGCGAGAGGCGGCTGCGGGTGATCTTGGACCGTTCGGCGAGTTCGGTCATGCGCATCCGGCGGCCGGGGGTCTCGGAGAGCCACACCAGGAGGCTGTAGTAGGTGTGCGGCATGCCGGAGTCCCGTTGGAGCTGCCGGTCGATGTGGTCGGAGAGCAGTTGGGTGGCGGCCATGTAGGCACGCCAGGTCTTCTGCTGCCGCTCGTCCAGCCAACGAGGTTCCGTCGTCGCCATATGCCAAGACTACGGCTGCTTGAACCTTCAAAAACGAGCCGGGTCCCGCCCCCACCGGGGACGGGACCCGAACCTCAGCAGCCTCAGCGACCTCGACGGCCTCGGCGAGGCGTCAGTGCGCGATCACCGGGATCGGCACCTCGATCTCCTCGTCCTGCGTCCCGCCGGACGCCAGCGGGGCGGAGCCGCCCTGGTGACCGGCGTTGAGCAGCGCGAAGGCGATCGCGGAGGAGACCACCAGGATGCCCAGCGCCCACCAGATCGCCGTCGAGTAGCCGTGCACCATGGCGTCGAGCTTGAGCCGCGCGACCGCCTGCGGGGTGCGCACCCCGGCCACGTGGGCGGTGGCGTAGGCGGTGGTGGCGCTGGCCGCGATGGTGTTCAGCAGCGCGGTGCCGATCGAACCGCCCACCTGCTGCGAGGTGTTGACCATCGCCGAGGCGACACCGGCGTCCCGGGGCTGCACCCCGTAGGTCGCCAGGCTCATCGCGGGCATGAACGCGGTGCCCATGCCGAGCCCGAGCAGGACCAGGCCGGGCAGGACCACCGAGGCGTAGGCGCTGTCCACCGAGATCTGGGAGAGGATCAGCATGCCGAGCGCCGCCACCAGGAAGCCGGGGGCCATCAGGAAGCGCGGCGGGACGCGGGTCATCAGCCGGGTGCCGATCTGGGTGGACCCGGTGATCATGCCGGCCACCATCGGCAGGAAGGCGAGGCCGGTGGTGATCGGGGAGTAACCCTTGACGATCTGCAGGTAGTAGGTGAGGAAGAGGAAGAGGCCGAACATGGCGATCACGGCCAGGCCCAGCGAGAGGTAGACGCCCGCCCGGTTCCGTTCGGTGACCACGCGCAGCGGCAGCAGCGGGGCCTTGACGAACGACTCGACGACGACGAACGCGACGAGCAGCACGGCGGCGCCGACGAACAGGCCGATGGTCACCCCGGCGGACCAGCCGTCGCTCTCGGCGCGGGTGAAGCCGTAGACGAGGGCGACCAGGCCGGCGGTGGCGAGCAGGACGCCGGGGATGTCGAGCCGGCTGGGGTTGCGGCTGCCGACGGGCTCGTTGACGTTGGCGGCCGCGCCGAGGGCGGCGATCACGGCGAAGAAGATGTTGACGAAGAGCGCCCAGCGCCAGTTGAGGTACTCGGTGAGCACCCCGCCGAGGATCAGGCCGAGGGCGGCACCGCCACCGGCGATGGCGCCGAAGACACCGAACGCCTTGGCGCGCTCCTTGGCCTCGGTGAACGTCACGGCGAGCAGGGAGAGCGCGGCCGGGGCCAGCAGCGCGCCGAAGACACCCTGCAGGGCCCGGGCGCCGAGCAGCATGCCGGTGTTGACCGCGGCGCCGCCGAGCGCGGAGGCCCCGGCGAAGCCGATCAGGCCGACGATGAAGGCACGCTTGCGTCCGGCGAGGTCGGATATCCGGCCGCCGAACAGCAGCAGTCCGCCGAAGGCAAGGGTGTAGGCGGTGATGACCCACTGCCGGTTGCCGTCGGATATGCCGAGGTCGTGCTGGGCGGAGGGGAGCGCGATGTTCACGATCGTGCCATCGAGGACGACCATCAACTGCGCGATGGCGAT belongs to Streptantibioticus cattleyicolor NRRL 8057 = DSM 46488 and includes:
- a CDS encoding MarR family winged helix-turn-helix transcriptional regulator, whose amino-acid sequence is MATTEPRWLDERQQKTWRAYMAATQLLSDHIDRQLQRDSGMPHTYYSLLVWLSETPGRRMRMTELAERSKITRSRLSHAISRLEKDGWVRREDCATDRRGQMAVLTEQGFKALRTAAPGHVEAVRTAVFDRLTEEQVGQLGEIMRTIAEGLAPQGRPDLPWLR
- a CDS encoding MFS transporter encodes the protein MPARPSPTAAPAAGLDPKRWKALVFIAIAQLMVVLDGTIVNIALPSAQHDLGISDGNRQWVITAYTLAFGGLLLFGGRISDLAGRKRAFIVGLIGFAGASALGGAAVNTGMLLGARALQGVFGALLAPAALSLLAVTFTEAKERAKAFGVFGAIAGGGAALGLILGGVLTEYLNWRWALFVNIFFAVIAALGAAANVNEPVGSRNPSRLDIPGVLLATAGLVALVYGFTRAESDGWSAGVTIGLFVGAAVLLVAFVVVESFVKAPLLPLRVVTERNRAGVYLSLGLAVIAMFGLFLFLTYYLQIVKGYSPITTGLAFLPMVAGMITGSTQIGTRLMTRVPPRFLMAPGFLVAALGMLILSQISVDSAYASVVLPGLVLLGLGMGTAFMPAMSLATYGVQPRDAGVASAMVNTSQQVGGSIGTALLNTIAASATTAYATAHVAGVRTPQAVARLKLDAMVHGYSTAIWWALGILVVSSAIAFALLNAGHQGGSAPLASGGTQDEEIEVPIPVIAH